One Gossypium hirsutum isolate 1008001.06 chromosome A08, Gossypium_hirsutum_v2.1, whole genome shotgun sequence genomic window, TAGGTGTCATTAAACAATTGCATGACAATGCTTAATTAATTTGCACTTGTATTCATGTTTCCGAACCAGCTTTGATTCATCTCCTGTCGTTGTATTAGAGGTTGCGatcattattttcaaaattatattgAATAGGTAGATCGGATTAGTTTGAttgaaaattaaatagattatcgatttaaaatatgaaattagattaGTTATTTTAGtatcataaataattttttaataatttatttaattaaattaataatcaatAATCTGTGTTTTATGCCTATGTGCTAGGGGCaaagttgaaaaaattatttcaagggactaaactaaaattttactattatttttagaagagttaaatgataaatttaccaTTTAGGGCAGGGGCTCCCACTATCTTCGCCCCTGCTATTTGGCTCCTTTATGTTTTCCTGATCAGTTGGGCCTTATTGTCCTTCTCATTGATTGTCAAAGGAAGTttgtttatgaaaattttaagtagGTTTAATTTGAAATTTCATCCTTCTACTTTACAAAAACTGAAAAATTAATCATtccattttaatttgttaaaatttgatcATCATACTTTATTAAACTATTGATTTTACTAATTTATTAGTATAAATTATTAAACTGTTGACTTTTGTTAATTTATTGCATAGAAATTATTGCACTATTGATTTCAAGGGCAATGGTTTAATGGCTGCGATTAGCAATGTTACTCAATTTAATTaacttctcttttcttcttttataaatTACAAGAATCAAATTTTAAAAGAGTTAAAGTAGAAGGACTAATTTATCAATTTCTACAAAATATAAGCATGAACTTCATAATTAGACACAACAATAAAATTTATGACCGACCAATAATTTAGTACTATGAAATTAGCAAATGTAGCATGAGAGTTTCACATGGACACTCGAAATTTCATAAGTTGACTTAAATATTTTAAGATATATTAAGTGTCACGATCTGCTaactattatataattttattgtgGATTAACttctataatttatttttaatccaATTTCTTTGAGGTaggactattttaaaaaaataaaaacttgatcGTGTAATTATTTTCAAGACGTGACATTTAATAAGTTTGGCATTGAAATCTTGGTATATACAATCTTCTTCTTGAGTTAAGGATTGATTTGATCagtttttaaattaattgaaatttttaactttttttgagTTATGAGTTTTCCTTTTGTTGtttttaaattggataaattatactcaaagttattaaatttttagtaaatttatattttagtcactcaacttcaaaaagttacaaaacagtcattgaactattcaaaagttttcattttaagtcatttgtctattaattttttttaaataaaaagtcctATTTGTGAGTTCCAAACAATGAAGACAACTGGTACGGTAGTTCAATACCaattaataagtaaaataacataCATTATATTTAAGTCGATCTAACAGTCAGCATCAGAAATCAGATAAAAAAACTATTTAGATTTTAATTCGTTGATTCATgacgttcgaaattgttttatgaaaattttgaattattaaagagaaaaaaaataaaaactttaatcgAGTTAATTCAATCTAATCGATTAATTTAACTTTAACTCAACTATACATACTCTTCAATTCTCTTCAATCGTAGCCCCTAGCCTTTCTTCAAGGTCGAAACATAAGACTTTTGTAATTATTGTATTTGAAAATTTGCaataattacatgtaagacctaTTTTGCTTGCTTAGACATCTAATGATGTACAATTCATAAATAGGTCTTACATGTATTTATTGCATTGAAATTTTGCAAAgacactttaatttttttttcttaatacaACTAGTTCTTACATATGTTAtatatttaagtgtttaatttttaattattgttacttattattaataatgttaatttctcttaatttttaaataatatataaatttaaaactactataatattataatattgttTGTACAATTTTTTATTCCGctgttaaaatataaaataataatatttatctttacatataaaaaatcaaatttaattatttaaattatttaaaatttgaagcatttcatgaaaatttattttataaacgtatacatgattataaatgaaaatatttaaaattatttttacagtatgtagattgagttttagctcagtTATTTGTtgctattaaaataattaaagatggcATAAATTTAAGCACGTTCAAACACGTATTATTCTTTGATTTAAGGATTTAAGGGTTGTTACAAATAACAGTCAagattgtataaaaaatttatttatacttttttaaaaatttaaaaaaaaaatcaacaatttaaTTAGGTGATTATTGTCTCGAAACAAAAACTTATATGGACAATTTATCAATAAGTCGTTGGAAGAAGTGAAAGTGAAAATGGATTTTTCCCAAAATATGTGCATAAAGTTCAAATCCTGAAGTCGACGTTGTTGGGAGGACTTTACTAGAATACTATCTCGACTTGaaaaatattatactcaaatcgTGAAACAGATGATAATACATGttgttataaaaaaatgaataattcaATAGTAATCAATACATGAATAATTATTTACTACACTGACAATGCATGATTAAGAATAAAGTTGTTCATTGGTTGAATCAAGGCTTAGTTACAAAAATCTTTCAAGCCGCCTAACTCAAAAAGTTATTTGATtgttcaaaatattaataaaagcatatttttgtcattaaatttaaattaaatctaaacatatattttttattatttaaatcaaaatctgaGTTGACTTAAAGATAAAAACTCTCGTCTAAGCTCAATCCAAATCGAGTTATATTACACCACTAAGTACTaattaatacttaaaataaataaataaacgaaacaTGTGTTAGCCTATcaaatttaaatgtgaaattaaaaaaattcatcgcAAATGCAAATAagtgtttaaatatatatagcaATGTAATTGAATCGAGCTAAGTCCGAATACTTTTAAGTTCAAGTGTAtctcaaaatttagaatttgataTTCGATTCCAGTTCAATCGAGTATCATTTTTAAGCTCGAGCTTGACTCGAGATAAAATCAAGCTATTCAAGCTCAAGCTCAATGAATCTAATTTATCAAGCTTGAGCTCGGCTTGGTAATTAAGTTTatggttaataatatatattaaaagtaatattgttaattaataatatatcGTTTAACTCGCGTATCGTTAAGCTCAAATTCAGCTTGACCGGTCGCTTAAATTGCTCGAGCTCAGtaattatcaaatcaaatttgatattttttttcaaattaaacttaaataatttgCAAACACTAATATCTCATTTACACTCATAgacatattaaataaataaataaataaacagtaGAGTCCTAGTGTAGTAACATTACACCCTCGATTCAGattgataaaaaaagaaaaaaagaaaaagaaaaactgaaaaagaaaatagaataaatatGTAAATAGAGCATCAAATTTCTTTAACAGAGGGGCTTGTAATTTTTGAAGGTTTGATTTCCTTTTTATctcttttatatttaattatttgccCCAATTTGATTCGTTCCCCCTTAAGTTTGttctttaaatttatataaaacgcTATTCATCACTTGGATTTTATTTCGATTGCTCCGATCTGCAAatgttttttttctcatttttttttcttatcatcTTCTTTTATAAAAGGCAATATATGAAGTTTCTGGATTTTGttactatttattttttgttagttTACAGTTGAAATTaacctccttttttttttttgcagattTCTTTTAAATAACCGGAAGCTGGGAGTTaacttcaaaatttgaagggagaAAAATGGTACGCCGAtgatctctctctctctttctctcgtTTTAGTTCATGTGCTGGTGCATTTTAATGTAAATTTAGTGGCAAATTTTTTCCTAATTTCTTAGTGATTTAGCCTGGTTGAGCATAAAGGATTTGAGATATAGCTGCAGTTGGTGGAATTGGATGAATTGTGATGGACTTGATAGCTTATAGTTAccgtaaattattattaaaaggaTGAAAGTGCTATGAGAAAatgaaaacaatttgtagatctAAATTAGTTTTAGTTGCAGTATTTGATGATTGATGACTTCAAGGTCTAGTTGAAGGAGAGTGAAATAGGCGAAAGGCTCGACCTGTGGGGGACTTCGTAGTGGTGAATGGAACTGAGAACATAACTTTgtgcttaaattttaaaaagttaaaaacttATGTCACTCGAATTCAGATGCGAGTGTTGGATATTGGAATGTGTTCGACACGAGTAGGTTAacttttttcttatgtttttccGTGTAATTGGAGGATTCTATATCTCATATCAATATTTGTAGATGTTTTGGACATAGGtacttaaaagaaaaatgaagagttggatAAACATAGTTAAAAACTGGTTTTGTTACACCTCATTAGGCAGAGACCAAATGTTCCTAGACTACACAGGCTAGTCCCAATGTTTATTCACTTGTTCAGGTGTTACTTACAAAGAAAGATGTAGTTCCAATCTGGCTGGTTTTTTATCTGAAAATTCTCTGTCTAGTTGGAGTGTGGGATTTACTAAAATTCAGGATTGTTTGCTTGAATCCTTGtggttgattttggcttgttCAAATAGCAATTAACATTTATCATCTTGTCAAACAGTGAATATATCCAACAGCAGCTTTCTTGTGGTTGGTAGTGACTACTGAAAAGTGTCGTGAGCTGGACTGTCTTGTGAACATAATGATCAGATCATTAGATAAAGGATTTATTTGTGTTGTTGGAAAGCTTTGAAGCAAAATAGATTTGTTTGAAAACTTCCACAACTGCTCTTTTATGCATTGAATAACCAATTCCATCATTTCTAGTTAAAAGAATCAGCGCTGAGGAACTCTAACAGTTCTTCTATGCAAGGACTGGAGCAGTAAGTGTAATACAATCAAATGAGTCATAAAAGCAAAATAGTCAAGTATAGTTTTTTTTCTCAGGCCAATGTTTTATGTGTGGAAGACATTGAATATGTTGTCAATAGTTATTCCTATTTagcttatttttctatttaataagCAACTTGAAGCATTTTTCTGTTATATTCAAGTATAGCCTTTGAACTTTGGATTGATTGCTACAACTTTTATACGCTATGTACATCCGTGTGAAGCGTAGCAAGACAACATACTTTATCCAGTGTGATCCAACTGAAACTACCCTAGACATTAAGCAAAAGTTGCATACCCTCATTGATCAACCTGTTAATGATCAGCGTTTGATCCTTATGAATACTGGGGATATATTAGAGGATTCAAAAACTTTGGCAGATCAGAAGGTATAAGTTACATTCTCTTTTCCCTCGTCCTATGCTGAAAAATCTTTCTGGCTGCATTTTGATATCTTACCACTGATTTTTTTTCCGTATGACACTCTAATTTCAGGTTGAAAATGATGCTGTTGTTGCACTGACCTTGAGAAAAGTTGTTTCTTTTTATTAGTTTTCTTCTTTTGCAGCTTTCATTTCCTTGAAATGTTTCTTATTGCATATCATCCATTTCCTGTAATTCTTATTTGTTAGCTTAAGTGATTTGGATCAAAAGTAGAAGAATTTTTTCCTGCCACAAGAGAagctataatatatatactttctaACTTGAGTCTTTGAAGATGGGTTGCCTCACGTTTATGAGGAAATACTATTTTCTGTGTTTCATTTGGTAGGTTAGAGATGACTTTGTTTCATTTACTGTGTTATAAAACAAGTGAAGAAGCTTTTATTATCACTGGAATACTTGCAAACATTCAATAAATTGCATAGGATAGTGCTCTTATTTGCTATAAGCCATGCACGTTTTGTGTCTTAGATGAATGTGTAAAACGGCCTCTAAATTATTTCACTTCTCTTGAATAAGCCCTTATACTCTTATTATACCCAAATAAACCCTTTTCTTTTGAGTGGTACCTAAATAAGCCCTTATTTCAAATGAAATATTGATTTAAGAGTTTATTTAGGTATAAAGTAAAGGTTGTTGGTTTCTTTAAGTACAAGTTAAAGATGAATGGCTCATTTGGATACAAAGTAATGGCTTAGCGCCTATGACTAgggttttttttcctcttttcccTCTCTAAAACTTCAGCTGCTAGAGATAGAGTCTTTGATTTGTGAATGGTGGCCACCGCTGCCTTTGTCCCTTTTCTCCTCCCTTGGTGATGGTCTTCTCTGTGCTCTCCATGAGTAGAACTATCTAGAGCCTGGTAGGCTTTCTTTCTCCCTCCCTTCCTCACTTTCTTTTGTTTGGTGCCATGTTCCCTTCACAAGCAGCACGCCCATGCCCTCCCTTTGTTCATCTTAAACAGCCCAGGTTCTTCATGTGCCTCCAATGTTGAATACTTTTCATGTCAAGTTTTTTTGTTAATCACAGCTGGCTTTCAACACGCCTCCCTTCAAGATATTGAACTCGCTTCCCTACTTTGTTTAcctgtctgctccactgcacaAGATCTTTGAACCTTGTGTATGATTCCTCTTTGGAAGTGGCTCAACTGTGACTGGCATGGCATTGACAACACCTCCTTTGACTCTCTCAAGTTCCTCTTTGGCGCTTTATGGAAAAGCCATTCAGTGGTGATGACGTGACTTTCCCCTTTAACTCTCTCGAGGTCCCCTTTAAACTATTGCCTCTCTTAGTACATAACAATGGTTccatttaaattgtcaaaatcATGAACGAAGTGGAACTTAATTTTTCTGGAATCTTCCAGAAGTCGTATCTAGCCTTCCTGAAAAGTTGTGTTAAGTTTTTAAAAAGTCGGTTGAGTACCGCCTTTTATTCCTTTAGATGCATTGTTTTGGCATGCTTGCTTCTGCATGCATGAAATGGCTCGGGCAACTTTCTTGCATTTTGTTCTCTTTCTCTATCTCTTCAACTTCTCCGtcttaatgtgtttttatatCTTTTAGGCTGCATCTTCATGTCTGTGCCGAAACTAAGATTTAGGTTGTCCATTACGATATCTTATATACCTAAGCCTATATTCGAAGTGGAAAAATGCCAACTCCGACGATCATTGCTGCTGCAGTTGAATATATGTTTCTCTCTTCATCAGTCTAACTAGCTCTATATTGCAATGCATTTCATATTATCAACTGTCAAGTCTTGGCAAACTTGATCTCTCAGTTTGGAGATGGATTCTATTATTGTAGTCCTGAAATGAGCGTATTGGTAGTTGTTAACTCATGCCTTACTTATTGTTTAGCCAGAAAGTATGAAGTTGCATCTTTCTGGCATCGTACATCATGCAATGAGAATTGAGGAATAAGAAGCATATCGTCTATTGCAACATCCGGTCTTACCATATAGTTCATGCATCTCACCTTAGTTCAATCAGCATTTTTATAAGCTTCGGTTTTTTCCTGCATGCAGATGACAACGAGTTCGAGGATGTCAACATAGTAAAACCGCATGATTTCTACCAATCTCGTGACACAGATAGTGGAAATTGGTGAAACCACAAACGGATTCTAGAAGAGGTTAAAGCTGATGAACACGGAGAAGGAGATTCAGCGACGCAGATGTATGGTAAGCCCGATATTTTCGATGTTCCCATCATCTTTTGTGCCATGGAACTGTTTTAACAAACGGTAATTCCATGTATTAACTCTTAAAATCAACTGTGAAGATAGGAAgttttatagtaaataatgttgaATTGGCTTTCTTGTTGGTGAGATCTCATTATATAATATCTAATTAAAatctttattttactttttgagggataatttttttttcttgaaagttGAGTGAATTACATACATAGCctttaaatattttagaatttgcAAAAATGAACTTAGAAATTTCCATTTGCCATTTTCATGGGGATATATTTATccataaattttggtttaatgtgcaatttgatatatgaactttgattggatgcaattatatatatagaATTTGAATTGTagtttgattttgatttgattatacacagttaaataaatgaatacatatatttatttgcatattggattaatataataatttgtgTATACAATATATCTACATAAAAATGGTGCTAATTTGATAATGTTATTAGTGATTtctgaaaattgaatcaaattaaaatttcgtgTATAAAATCGTACATTGAATTAAAGATATgtacaattttaatatttatcctcATTTTCAATCatccttaaaatttttgtaattatttatctCGGGTTGATAGATTTAAGTACGTATctaacataaatatatttatttatttttatcaaatgtgaataaatgaattcTATAATAGCTTTTTGCGTATATCCAAGCTTATTCTGAGTTTAAATTCGAAGTTAGTTCAAAAATATCTTAATTCAAGATGatctaaattcaaaataaacacaAACCAAACATAATCTGTTTTCAAAATTGAATCGGCCAGTTGGATCGATTTAATCAAAAATTAGTTGATACATAGATTTGAAACATGGCAAAAAATCAATTAATCTACAAACCAGTACAGACTAATAGAACCAagctattttataattttttgaaaaatataaaacttttaataatttatttgatttaaacaGGATGAATCGAGAACCATTGACTTGATCAATTTGATCGCCTATCTGATTCCAaaaacttttgggaaaaaaaaacgagaagtaattttttatacaatgagCTTAGAACTACCTATAACACTCCCTACTCTTAAATACAAGGATAAACATGCTTCAACGGGTTTGAATTTATGTCCTCCTACTCTAACAATGATGCTTATGCCAACCAAACTATAACCCATAAAAAAACGCAACACAATCTTTTAATTTATCACTTCTAATATAATTGTAGTCATAGCCTCATcctaataataacaaaaatccaCCCTTAAAAAATGGCACACTGTCAAAATGtagtttaaattttcaaaatgcacttttatttttttaatgaattacaATAACAGGGCAAAACTCGAATAGCTAACACGATTCAAACTCAAGCCACAGTTGGGACGGTGAATACCTTGACTATTAGGCTATCACATTAGATTTAAAATacacttttatttttatactatatttttctaaaaaaacgtATATAAATTATCCTCCAAAAACAAGCAATAATAAGATAAATTATTATATTCACCGACTATGGTTAAAATTGGTTATGTTTTGTATAGAAAACTATTAATGAGAATTGTACACATATACCATATTATTACCTAAAAAAAATGTAACAAATGGAAGAAAAAGCCAATGAAAGTTACATGTCATGGAAGGAGACAAGTTGTAATCACATGCATaaataaaaattggaaaattttccCAATAATTTGTGCCTCAAATCTTAATGATAAGTAATGACCATAGGTCAAATTTCGGaccaaaaaataatatatgtcTATATATATTGAATGTTTTAGAACCAATAATTGTGATGAGATTCATTGCATAAACAAAAGATGGGTCTTCTACATGCCATGGGACTTTTCATGggacaatacataaaataaaatataacagaGTTTGCTTGCTTATTATGGAATGTTCCGGTtgagaattaaattgtataattttataagagttaaaatgtaattttattattttaataagaagattaaatcaaaaatttattatttttagggttaAAGTATAAtcttacttaaaattttataaattttaaagggtcAAAAAATAAGTTTACCATTTTATGGGGTCGAGCCCTTGTTAGGCCCTCTTACCGTCGCCCATGTTTAAAGGTTCGATAAAAACTTGGGAAGGTtaggtaaaaaaattaagtttaattaaaatataagttgattttGGGCTCAAACATTTAAGACTCAAATCCGATTCATCTTCAAAGTTTGTAATATATTagattatttaatttatgatacataaaaattaaatttatattggtATATAACTATAATATAAACGTTAAAAAGatattaatatgtaaaaatttaataaataaaaaatataaaaattatttaatatcaaattaaaataatatatatttcaaaaaatatttaaaataatatgaatgaGTCTAAATGCCAccaaacattataattaaaagaaattcaatatcatataattaataaacacccatgaaataaataaaaagttatgGAAGTAAAATAAGCTAACTAAAATCAGCATATTAAAAAGGGAGCATAAAGCCTGGttgtcaaaataaaaatatttccaaacatttattttattgaaCCCTAGATTAAATAAACAAGAGCATGATAATATTGGACATCACATGCAAATTCGATTATATTGAACATGGTATGaataaaataagatataaatttaaaataaatattgaaaaatgtaaGGTTGACATGGGTCGGATTAGTTGATGTAGCCGGTTTTGTATCAGTTCCGACTGTATTGGTTGATATGCAACGTCTTGATAGAAAATTGGAGTAATTGATTCTCTATTCCGCATCATGAAAACTTCGGTCTATATCGGTTGCACCGGTTCATTCCACTCAATTTCAATCACATCGGCTGAAACTTTATGCATCGATTAATGTATGAGTAATATTGAACggaatgtttttatgtttttctaaGTACGAGAagatattttttttccttatttatttcgaatttactgaataataaaatattattttagaagcttattgatgattgttttatataattgattaatattttatatttgaaaattatttaatctcgtttattttatatttgtaaacGTATAttgaatgtttattttaaaatattgatcaaTACAAAATGATACATCGAAATAAATTGATATACATATCAATTTCGGTAATAAAAAAACAGTACACCCACCAACATAGTGatgattataagaaaattcaagtAAACATAAtccaattatatttttttcttttttgattgctcaactatgaaaaattacaaaatggtcacctaattatttaattttgtctttttttcacTAATTGATTAACGTAAAAACGAAAATATCCAAATATTTAAAATAGTCGAgtgattaaaaaaacaaaaataaataaacatataattattttataactttttataattaaatgataaaaatggaaaaaatatataattgagagaccttaaattattaacaaaagCAAGGGCTAGGATCAAGCAAAATAGCTGTAAGATTCAAATAATGGGTTACTTTTTCATTGAAGTTGCAGCCGAAAGCAGTGGTCAAACATATGTATACACACACATACATATTGTAAAACTAAAAAAAGGCCGTCATCAATGGAGGAAAGGGACTCATTCCATGTGcaacaaatcataatatatgGTTTGTACCATGATTAAAAGATTGGATTGGATTGATTGAACCAAAAGAAAAATCGGATTGGATTTGTCGGTTAAATTAAGTAGAGatataatatgtttattttgataagTGTACAATATTTTAAtacgttattattttaattgtaaggttaaaattttgtaatttctgcAATTGTTTTacgatttttgaaaattaataattttaagatTCGATATTgtcttttttaataatattgtctcttatttttaaacataaattaattacttttaatatatatatacctatatattgtaaattttatctagtattgaatatgttttgtttatattcaaattcgatttaagtataaaatccGAATTTATTCTTATTATGTAAACAATTTTAATCGAACTtaatcaaataattttgaatGTCTCGATTTTTATTTCGAATCTTATAAAATTCAATCCAACTTAAATAAAACTTTAGATCTCAAGTTACAAATCCAACTTGAATTCGAGCTTTTATAATCTCAAGTGAATCATATTCaattaaatcttaaaccctatATTAATATGCATTCAGGGGCATAACTAGGGGGTTGATAGGGTCTCAGCccctctaaaatgaaaaattttccatttaagccttttgattttttttaaaattttaaattagtaaatgtaaaattgcactttgtccccttaaaaataaaaaaattttgatttaatcctttaaaaattataaaaatatatgctatcaaattgatgaaattatatttttacttacaatttaatttcagtcCTTAAAAAATTTATGATTGTGCCCCTGTTTACATTATGTGtataaattatcaataataaatcataataaatttcaaatggatattgatgtgtatatatatggatattaatgtaaaagctttTGCTTACAATAATTTGTGGAAGcacttaatattaattaaaaagtcaaaaagtaaaacacaaacaataaaagagggaaaaaaaagtgaaatggcAAAATGATGCATTTGGCAAATGAAAgactaatatatcaaaatattaattttcgttttcaattcaacatatatttcatgtttattttccggttcatgaaaattaatttttcggAATTCATAATTATCTCTCTTAAACTATGGTTAGCATtctaatttagttattttaaaacgttttatttaaatcatcaaaTAATCAGTGTCTTATCAATCAGATTCTTCTATCATTTTACTTGTTAGCTTGAGCATTAAAAATTGGTTCATATCTAAACTAGGGTATAACATGAAACAAATTTTAATTACGTTAGTACCTCTGGAATAGATATACTAGATATGACATGTTAAAAGAAGttctaatttttaaaatcgatgcattcttttctttttaatacaTCAAATTCAAAGTTTTTTGTGTAGTAGGCATACATGTGTATAAAATTTGGCCAAAGGCGTAAATGAAGGCATGTGGTGATATTACCCCTCCCCATAAAACGATAAAATTACTTTGTACCccttcaaattttaataaattacaagttagtataataataaatttacacatTGACCCCAAAAATTTATGATTCATATTTGGTCtctctaaaataattttctagctTCGTCCCTGGATTTAGTcaatgtattttaaatatattccaCAAAACATTTGAGCTAGTATTCAATGCCCAAGCTAATTGTGAAGTTGATAAAATGACCCGATCGATACGTTATTTTATTGtatattagaaattaattttgaatcatAACATGTTAGGCAATCTCAATCTAAATTTAAAGTACCATAATCTCAAATATGATGTAATTCAACTCACCTAATTAATATGATAAAGGAAAAGGGCACTCTTTTGAAGCAAAATGAATCAATTGGTAAACACTTTCATGCAATTAGAATAAAGTATGAAGTGAAGAAAGTCCATATATGTAAATGTCCCTTTTCTCTCAAGTCTCAAGCCATTTTGCTTGGCTTTTATTTCACAAAGTCTTGCCACTTATTATTGTATGCCTTTTGCACCTAACTTCATTTATCATCAAACTTTACATTATTTCAGTTTCATCATCAAGGGTTAATTTATCAACCTTCAATTTCATGTATGTAACTTATAATTTATGCCAATAAATCCTTGACTCTTAAGTTATTATGAGGTCGATACAAGAATTTTGAGGTCTCAAGTTCGAGTCTCATTTTATGTAAATCTATGAATTTTTTTCTTAGATTTACTCTTGTTAGTTAGTTTATGTTTAATaaactgaaaaattaaatattgaaaaataagtacggaaaattaaagttataaaatatatttagtatattatttaaaattaattatagaatataattaaattatctaattaaatgaaaaaaaaagaaacaatgcCTTGAGAATAGTTCATAATCgactattaattttttaatttaattgatattatttgACTGCAATTTAAATGAGTTTTTAACATTTCTTATTGCTAG contains:
- the LOC107909190 gene encoding uncharacterized protein, encoding MYIRVKRSKTTYFIQCDPTETTLDIKQKLHTLIDQPVNDQRLILMNTGDILEDSKTLADQKVENDAVVALTLRKDDNEFEDVNIVKPHDFYQSRDTDSGNW